The window TAGTGTTAGCGTTGGGTCTGTGCCTCAAAGTGTTCAACATGGTCGGCATTGGTGGCGTATTACGTAGTGGCGGCGATATTCGTTACAGTATTTTTATTGATTTGTTCGCACAATGGGCAATCGGTATTCCTATTGCGATTATCACAGGTATTGTACTGGGATGGCCGCTGCACTGGGTGATGCTGGCTATTTTGACGGAAGAGGTGGTTAAAGTGTTCTTGACCACGCACCGCATCAAAGGGCGTCGGTGGTTAACGAATCTGATTAATGACAATGACGATACACCAGTTAATGAAAAAGAGTGCCTTACCGCCTAGTTAACTTTGTTATGAAAAAATCGATGTGAAACATTTAAAGCAGAGTTTATTTCCACAGTGTGCATGTGTGTACTGGCGGTATTGGATTCTGCTTTTTTCTGTTTGTATTTTGATGCGTATTTTGATGTTGATCACAGTTCAGAATCAGTTCGAAATATGTGGTAGAATCACGCCCGTTTTTATAGATATACCCAAGCTACCTCATGACGCTCGCCTAAATCTGCGATTTGAGGTGGTTTGGATATACTTTATTATTTTCAAATTGAAAAGTCAGGAATTCCTTTGAGTCTGTCTAATACTCCTCAATCAGACGTTTTGAATAATGAAAAAACGCTGAAAACCGCCATTAAAGATTGCATGATTCGCGATCGTTTTCGTTTGCACAAACGTGTGCAAGGTGCGGCAAGAATTAAGAATGAAAAAGCAAAGCACGTTGTATTTGATGAAATTGCGCTAGATATTGCGAAATCAATGCAAACGGTTGAGCTGCGTAGAACGAATCGCCCTACGATTAAATACCCAGAATTACTGCCTGTTAGCCAAAGAAAAGATGACATTGCAGAAGCAATCAAACACAACCAAGTCGTGATTGTTGCGGGTGAAACAGGGTCGGGTAAAACCACGCAGTTACCAAAGATCTGTATGGAATTAGGCCGTGGCACCCACGGTATGATTGGTCATACTCAGCCTCGTCGTCTTGCTGCACGTACTGTTGCAACGCGTATTGCTGAAGAGATGGAGTGCGAATTAGGTTCGTACGTTGGTTATAAAGTTCGATTTAATGACCAAGTTTCTGATCGCAGCCAAGTCAAATTGATGACAGACGGTATTTTACTGGCTGAAATTCAAAATGACCGTTTCTTAAGTCAGTATGACACCATAATTATCGATGAAGCGCACGAACGTAGCCTTAATATCGATTTCATTATGGGCTACTTGCGCGAATTATTGCCAAAACGACCTGATCTAAAAGTTGTGATTACATCGGCAACAATCGATCCTGAACGTTTTTCAAAGCACTTCAATAATGCACCTATCATTGAAGTGTCTGGCCGTACTTATCCAGTAGACACTCGCTACCGTCCCGTGTCGGAAGACGGTGATGATAGCGATCGTGATCAGCTACAAGCTATTTTCGATGCTGTCGATGAGCTATGCGATGAAGGCCCAGGTGATATCTTGATCTTCATGAACGGTGAACGTGAAATTCGTGATACGGCGGATGCCCTAGAAAAGCGTAATTTGCGTAATACCGAAGTATTGTCTTTGTACGCGCGTTTATCTGCTAATGAACAGAATCGTGTATTCCAATCACACAGTGGTCGCCGCGTTGTTTTGTCTACTAACGTAGCGGAAACATCGTTAACGGTACCTGGCATTAAATATGTTATCGACCCTGGTACTGCACGTATTAGCCGATACAGCTACCGCACTAAAGTACAACGTCTACCGATTGAAGCGATTTCACAAGCAAGTGCTAATCAGCGTAAAGGCCGATGTGGTCGTGTTCAAGAAGGTATCTGTGTTCGTTTGTATTCAGAAGACGATTTCTTATCTCGTCCTGAATTTACCGATCCTGAAATTCTACGTACCAACTTAGCATCCGTTATCTTGCAAATGACGGCAATTGGCTTGGGTGATATTCACGCCTTTCCGTTTGTAGAAGCGCCAGATAATCGCAACATTCAAGATGGTTTACGCCTACTTGAAGAGTTAGGTGCGATTAATCTTAAAGCGACAGATCCTCGTAAGCGTCTATCGCCAATGGGGCGTCAGTTAGCAAGGTTACCGCTTGATCCTCGCCTTGCGCGTATGGTGTTAGAAGCCCCTAAACTGGGTTCATTGCGCGAAGTGATGGTTATTGCATGTGCATTGTCGATTCAAGATCCACGTGAAAGGCCGTCAGAGAAAAAACAAGCTTCTGACGAAAAGCATAATCGTTTTGCAGATAAAGATTCTGATTTCATCGCATTTGTTAATTTATGGAATTATGTTCAAGAGCAGCAAAAAGAGCTGTCTGGAAATCAATTCCGAAAACAATGTAAGAAAGACTATCTGAACTATTTGCGCATTCGTGAATGGCAAGATATTTACTACCAAGTGAGTCAGGTAGTAAAAGAGCTCGATTTGAAAATCAATAGCCAAGAAGCAAGTTACGACAGCATTCACCAGTCATTATTGGCCGGTATGCTTTCTCATATTGGTATTAAAGATCAGGAAAAGAACGAATATCAAGGTGCACGAAATGCGCGCTTTAATATCTTCCCAGGGTCTGGCATTTTCAAGAAACAGCCTAAGTGGGTGATGGTTGCTGAATTGGTTGAAACATCCAAGCTGTGGGGGCGTATTGCCGCTAAAATTCAGCCTGAGTGGGTTGAACCCTTAGCACAGCATTTGCTGAAACGTAGCTATAGCGAACCGCATTGGGAAAAAAAACAAGCCGCTGTTTTTGCCTTTGAAAAAATCATGATGTACGGCATTCCTATTGTTGCTAAGCGTAAAGTGAATTACGGCAATATTGATGCGCAAGTATCGCGTGAAATTTTCATTCGCTCGGCGTTAGTTGAAGGTGATTGGGAAACGAAGCATAAGTTTTATCATCAAAACCGACGACTATTGCGCGAAGTGGAAGAGTTAGAACACAAATCTCGTCGTCGTGATATTTTGATCGATGATGACGAGCTATTTGAATTCTACGATCAACGTGTTGAGCACACCGTTGTATCGGGTCGTTTCTTTGATAGCTGGTGGAAGAAGGCATCAAAAGAAGACAGTAGCCTGCTTAACTTTGAACGTGAAATGTTGTTCAGAGGCGACGCTAGCCATATTACTGATTTGGATTATCCGAACTTTTGGCATCAAGGCAACTTGAAGCTGAAGCTAAGCTACCAGTTTGAGCCAGGTGAAGATAGTGACGGTGTAACGGTGCATGTGCCATTACCGATACTGAACCAAGTAGAACCCGATAACTTTGATTGGCAGATACCGGGTCTTCGTCATGAATTGGTTGTGTCATTAATTAAATCATTACCCAAGCCGATTCGTCGCAACTTTGTGCCTGCACCTAATTATGCAGATGCTTTTCTTTCACGTGCAGAAGCGATGTCTATGCCATTGCTTGATGCGTTAGAGAAAGAATTAAAGCGTATTACGGGTGTTACGATATTGCGTGAAGACTGGAAAGCCGAGCAAGTTCCAGAACACTTGAAGATTACGTACCGTGTGGTTGATCACAAGAACCGTAAGCTAAAAGAAAATAAAGATTTATACAGTTTAAAAGATGGCTTGAAAGAGCAAGTTCAAGAAACATTGTCGCAAGTTGCTGATGATGACATTGAACAAGAAGGCTTAAAAACATGGAGCTTTGGCGCATTACCTGAATGCTATCAGCAAAAACGGGGTGGCTTTGAGGTTAAAGCATTCCCTGCATTGGTAGATAACAAAGACTCTGTGGGTATCAAGTTATTTGAAACGGAAGAAGAGCAGCGAATGGCAATGACTCAAGGTCAGCGTCGTTTAGTTCTGTTGAACGTGCCTTCACCCATTAAATACTTGCACTCGAACTTGCCAAATAAATCGAAACTGGGTTTATATTTCAACCCATACGGTCGTGTGATGGATCTTATCGACGACTGTATTGCCTGCGGTGTTGATAAGCTTATTCAGCAGAAGGGCGGTTTGATTTGGGAACCAGAGCAATTTGCACAAACCAAAGAATACGTTCGCGCAGAACTTGGCGATACGGTTGTTGATGTCGCGCAGCAAGTAGAAGCTATTTTGACGACAGCGTTTAGCATTAACAAGCGCTTAAAAGGTCGTGTTGATTTATCAATGGCATTTGCACTGTCTGATATTAAGGCACAGATTGAAGGCTTGATCTTTAAAGGCTTTGCAACAGAATGTGGATGGCAGAGATTGCCTGATATTCTGCGGTACATGAAGGCGATTGAACGTCGAATGGAAAAACTGCCCATCGACCCTAATAAAGATCGTGTTCAAATCTTGAAGATTGATTCAGTAATGAGTGATTACAAAGAGTTACTGAATAAAATTCCGAAAGGGCAATCCGTACCAGAAAAAGTGAAAGAGATCCGCTGGATGGTCGAAGAACTTCGAGTCAGCTTCTTTGCTCAGCAATTGGGTACGCCTTATCCTGTTTCAGATAAGCGTGTACGCAATGCGATTAACGACTGTTAATCTATAATGATACTTATTCAGCAACCCTATATTACTGAATAATCATATAAATAAATTTTAACCTGCTACTTGTATTTCTTGTAAAACCGGCTGAGTTTACGGTTATCCGAGATCATTATAATAATGATCTGGGTCAATAAAAGCCGATTTTATAGCTATGAAAACAGGATACAGGTAGAATTGCCGTGAAAAAATATAATCTAACAATTTAAGTGAGCTTTGTCGTAATGAGTAGAAAAATTGAATTATTGGCACCGGGTGGTGATGTAGAAGCAATTAAAGCCGCGATTGTTGCTGGTGCTAATGCCGTCTACTGTGGCTTAGATATGTTTAATGCCCGTAACCGAGCGTCCAATCTTTCATTTGATGAATTAAGTGGCGTTTTACGACTTGCTCACCAATACGGCTGCGAGGTTTTCTTAACCCTTAACGTTGTTATTTTAGAGCACGAAATTCCAAGTTTAGTAAAGCTGCTGAATAAGTTGGTTAATAGCGGTATTGATGGCATCATTGTTCAAGACCTAGGTATATTTAACCTAGTGAAAAAGCATTTTCCTAACCTTGATGTTCATGCTTCAACGCAGTTAACTACTCATAACGAAGGTCAAATTTTATTCTTAAGTAAAGTTGGCGCAACACGCGTTAACTTATCGCGTGAATTGAACCTTGGCGAAGTAAAATCGTTAACCGCACTAGCACATGAACACGATATATTAACCGAAGTTTTCGTACACGGTTCACTGTGTATTGCCTTCTCAGGTCAATGTTACTCAAGCTCAGTCAGTGTGGGTAATTCGGGTAACCGTGGTCGTTGTAGCCAAGCATGCCGTGATGAATACGAAATTACAGCTGCTGGTAATAAATTCCCTCTTAACCTAAAAGATAACTCAGCGTACTTTGATTTACCTGAATTGGTTGATGCAGGTGTCGATTCGTTAAAGGTCGAAGGCCGTATTAAGGGTGCACATTACGTGTACA is drawn from Photobacterium profundum SS9 and contains these coding sequences:
- the hrpA gene encoding ATP-dependent RNA helicase HrpA, with translation MNNEKTLKTAIKDCMIRDRFRLHKRVQGAARIKNEKAKHVVFDEIALDIAKSMQTVELRRTNRPTIKYPELLPVSQRKDDIAEAIKHNQVVIVAGETGSGKTTQLPKICMELGRGTHGMIGHTQPRRLAARTVATRIAEEMECELGSYVGYKVRFNDQVSDRSQVKLMTDGILLAEIQNDRFLSQYDTIIIDEAHERSLNIDFIMGYLRELLPKRPDLKVVITSATIDPERFSKHFNNAPIIEVSGRTYPVDTRYRPVSEDGDDSDRDQLQAIFDAVDELCDEGPGDILIFMNGEREIRDTADALEKRNLRNTEVLSLYARLSANEQNRVFQSHSGRRVVLSTNVAETSLTVPGIKYVIDPGTARISRYSYRTKVQRLPIEAISQASANQRKGRCGRVQEGICVRLYSEDDFLSRPEFTDPEILRTNLASVILQMTAIGLGDIHAFPFVEAPDNRNIQDGLRLLEELGAINLKATDPRKRLSPMGRQLARLPLDPRLARMVLEAPKLGSLREVMVIACALSIQDPRERPSEKKQASDEKHNRFADKDSDFIAFVNLWNYVQEQQKELSGNQFRKQCKKDYLNYLRIREWQDIYYQVSQVVKELDLKINSQEASYDSIHQSLLAGMLSHIGIKDQEKNEYQGARNARFNIFPGSGIFKKQPKWVMVAELVETSKLWGRIAAKIQPEWVEPLAQHLLKRSYSEPHWEKKQAAVFAFEKIMMYGIPIVAKRKVNYGNIDAQVSREIFIRSALVEGDWETKHKFYHQNRRLLREVEELEHKSRRRDILIDDDELFEFYDQRVEHTVVSGRFFDSWWKKASKEDSSLLNFEREMLFRGDASHITDLDYPNFWHQGNLKLKLSYQFEPGEDSDGVTVHVPLPILNQVEPDNFDWQIPGLRHELVVSLIKSLPKPIRRNFVPAPNYADAFLSRAEAMSMPLLDALEKELKRITGVTILREDWKAEQVPEHLKITYRVVDHKNRKLKENKDLYSLKDGLKEQVQETLSQVADDDIEQEGLKTWSFGALPECYQQKRGGFEVKAFPALVDNKDSVGIKLFETEEEQRMAMTQGQRRLVLLNVPSPIKYLHSNLPNKSKLGLYFNPYGRVMDLIDDCIACGVDKLIQQKGGLIWEPEQFAQTKEYVRAELGDTVVDVAQQVEAILTTAFSINKRLKGRVDLSMAFALSDIKAQIEGLIFKGFATECGWQRLPDILRYMKAIERRMEKLPIDPNKDRVQILKIDSVMSDYKELLNKIPKGQSVPEKVKEIRWMVEELRVSFFAQQLGTPYPVSDKRVRNAINDC